A genome region from Constrictibacter sp. MBR-5 includes the following:
- the dapF gene encoding diaminopimelate epimerase, giving the protein MRGAPFVKMHGLGNDFVVLDARTRALDLTDAQVRAIADRRTGVGCDQLIVVRPARDAGADAFMEIRNADGGEVEACGNATRCVAGMLMGESGRDAAIVQTVAGLLGGSAAAGGRVTVDMGVARTGWAEIPLREACDTLHVPLSLGPLGDPVATNIGNPHATFFVANVDEIDLATLGPQLEHHPIFPQRANIGVAHVTPEGGLRLRVWERGVGITQACGTGACAAMVAAVRRGLTGRRATIVLDGGPLEMEWRADGHVMMTGAIATSFSGFLDASLLG; this is encoded by the coding sequence ATGCGCGGTGCGCCCTTCGTCAAGATGCACGGGCTCGGGAACGATTTCGTCGTCCTCGATGCGCGGACGCGCGCGCTCGACCTGACCGACGCGCAGGTGCGCGCCATCGCCGACCGGCGCACCGGCGTCGGCTGCGACCAGCTGATCGTGGTGCGACCGGCGCGCGACGCGGGCGCCGACGCCTTCATGGAGATCCGCAACGCCGACGGCGGCGAGGTCGAGGCCTGCGGCAACGCCACGCGCTGCGTCGCCGGCATGCTGATGGGCGAGAGCGGCCGCGACGCGGCGATCGTCCAGACGGTCGCCGGCCTTCTCGGCGGCAGCGCCGCCGCGGGCGGCCGGGTGACCGTCGACATGGGCGTGGCCCGCACCGGCTGGGCGGAGATCCCGCTGCGCGAGGCGTGCGACACGCTGCACGTGCCACTCTCGCTCGGGCCGCTCGGCGATCCGGTGGCGACCAATATCGGCAACCCGCACGCGACCTTCTTCGTCGCGAACGTCGACGAGATCGACCTGGCGACCCTGGGGCCGCAGCTTGAGCATCATCCGATCTTTCCGCAGCGCGCCAATATCGGCGTCGCGCACGTCACACCCGAGGGCGGCCTGCGCCTGCGCGTCTGGGAGCGCGGCGTCGGCATCACCCAGGCCTGCGGCACCGGTGCCTGCGCCGCGATGGTGGCGGCGGTCCGCCGCGGCCTGACCGGCCGGCGCGCCACGATCGTGCTCGACGGCGGACCGCTGGAGATGGAATGGCGGGCCGACGGCCACGTCATGATGACCGGCGCCATCGCGACCAGCTTCAGCGGCTTCCTCGACGCCTCGCTGCTCGGCTGA
- a CDS encoding TauD/TfdA family dioxygenase, with protein MTVTIRPLHPVFVGEVDGIDMRRPLTRDEVAAVEAGMDQYAVLVFHGQDITDEQQTAFSRNFGPLETPGSSSNITKAADRRLGNAEIADISNLDKDNKLLARDARQRMFNLGNQLWHSDSSFKATPAKYSLLSGRQIPSTGGNTEFADMRAAYDALDDATKAEVEDLICEHSLIYSRGLLGFTDLTEEEKAAFKPVLQRLVRTHPVSGRKSLYLSSHIGTIVGWPMPEARAFIRDLVEHATQREFVYSHRWKQYDLVMWDNRQTMHRARRYAETTEVRDMRRTTVAGDAPTVQQQVAA; from the coding sequence GTGACCGTCACCATCCGTCCGCTGCACCCCGTCTTCGTCGGCGAAGTCGACGGGATCGACATGCGCCGCCCCCTCACCCGCGACGAGGTCGCGGCGGTCGAGGCCGGCATGGACCAGTATGCCGTGCTGGTCTTCCACGGGCAGGACATCACCGACGAGCAGCAGACGGCGTTCAGCCGCAATTTCGGGCCGCTCGAGACGCCGGGTTCCAGCAGCAACATCACCAAGGCCGCCGACCGGCGCCTGGGCAATGCCGAGATCGCCGACATTTCCAACCTGGACAAGGACAACAAGCTGCTGGCGCGCGACGCCCGGCAGCGGATGTTCAACCTGGGCAACCAGCTCTGGCACTCGGACAGCTCGTTCAAGGCGACGCCGGCGAAATACTCGCTGCTGTCGGGACGCCAGATCCCGTCGACCGGCGGCAACACCGAGTTCGCCGACATGCGCGCCGCCTACGACGCGCTTGACGATGCGACCAAGGCCGAAGTCGAGGACCTGATCTGCGAGCATTCGCTGATCTATTCGCGCGGCCTGCTGGGCTTCACCGACCTGACCGAGGAGGAGAAGGCGGCGTTCAAGCCGGTGCTGCAGCGCCTCGTCCGCACGCATCCGGTCTCGGGCCGCAAGTCGCTCTATCTCTCCTCGCACATCGGCACGATCGTCGGCTGGCCGATGCCCGAGGCGCGCGCCTTCATCCGCGACCTGGTCGAGCACGCCACCCAGCGCGAATTCGTCTACTCGCACCGCTGGAAGCAGTACGACCTGGTGATGTGGGACAACCGCCAGACCATGCACCGCGCCCGCCGCTATGCCGAGACGACCGAGGTGCGCGACATGCGCCGGACCACCGTCGCCGGCGACGCGCCGACGGTGCAGCAGCAGGTCGCGGCGTAA
- a CDS encoding autotransporter domain-containing protein, with protein sequence MNRTRYLRALSAGAAIGLVLASVEASAQAIDFVTIMDESGSMGGEQDFIRQLVPDLDAALAGRGRADNQYGLVGYGAGNPAPRKFPIGGNDLGSVADFVAASNALQTSGGFEDGYDGIDFALNNIAYRQGSDRFLLLVTDEDRDNGKPALTFASIQTALQASNARLFGIVNQQITTPQGQEAMLTDGTNAYVADGQGGFVKVAGVTLVQGFDTTQADYVDLILQQQGGGCVADLNVLRQGGLFATSFAAALQDCLGDAIAQGDDARPLVSIVGSMTSMAMFAIRTHTNHIGLRLTGRRDGYDRLVTPAQQTARANPEANAPAVRTAMAGDNSFVQIGSTDPVGFSAMQGASANDMATIASALQVAQAATGGEMIPLFSTSNWLGYASVSLDVGDRSTTANQFGYDFRAINATVGVDRTFGNFLVGAAVGYSNFSSDYKNLNGEMDTDSYLAMVYGSYAFAGTGYLDATLGAAYNEYDYNRGTAAGAPATLSGDTDGWQWGGSLRGGYDFMFADNALALGPFAEARYTDVTVKGYTEGGGAGALNVDKDSVDSLTGQIGVRAAYSIQTDFGMFVPRASLAYEHEFLDDSRSISARLAGGGAPFSGSTDDEDDNYYLASVGVSTQLGPDMTAALDYTALLGHSEFDNHNFMFRLRWAFGSEYHN encoded by the coding sequence ATGAACAGAACACGCTATCTCAGAGCCCTTTCTGCGGGCGCCGCGATCGGGCTCGTGCTCGCCTCCGTCGAGGCGAGCGCCCAGGCGATCGACTTCGTCACGATCATGGACGAATCGGGTTCGATGGGCGGTGAGCAGGACTTCATCCGCCAGTTGGTCCCGGACCTCGATGCAGCGTTGGCCGGTCGCGGCCGGGCCGACAATCAGTACGGTCTCGTCGGCTATGGTGCCGGCAATCCGGCGCCGCGCAAGTTCCCGATCGGCGGGAACGACCTCGGCAGCGTCGCGGACTTCGTCGCGGCGTCGAATGCGCTGCAAACGTCGGGCGGCTTCGAAGACGGCTACGACGGCATCGACTTCGCGCTCAACAACATCGCCTACCGCCAGGGCTCGGACAGATTCCTGCTTCTGGTCACGGACGAGGACCGCGACAACGGCAAGCCGGCGCTGACCTTCGCTTCGATCCAGACGGCGCTGCAGGCCAGCAACGCCCGGCTCTTCGGTATCGTGAATCAGCAGATCACGACGCCGCAGGGCCAGGAGGCCATGCTGACCGACGGCACCAACGCCTATGTCGCGGACGGGCAGGGCGGCTTCGTCAAGGTCGCCGGCGTCACCCTGGTTCAGGGCTTCGACACCACCCAGGCCGACTATGTCGACCTGATCCTGCAGCAGCAGGGCGGCGGCTGCGTCGCCGACCTCAACGTCCTGCGCCAGGGCGGCCTGTTCGCCACCTCCTTCGCCGCCGCGCTGCAGGACTGCCTGGGCGATGCGATCGCCCAGGGCGACGATGCGCGCCCCCTCGTGTCGATCGTCGGCAGCATGACCTCGATGGCGATGTTCGCCATCCGCACCCACACCAACCACATCGGTCTGCGTCTGACCGGCCGCCGCGATGGCTACGACCGGCTCGTCACGCCCGCCCAGCAGACGGCACGTGCCAACCCGGAGGCGAACGCGCCGGCGGTACGGACGGCGATGGCCGGCGACAACAGCTTCGTGCAGATCGGCTCGACCGACCCCGTCGGTTTCTCGGCGATGCAGGGTGCGTCGGCGAACGACATGGCGACCATCGCCTCGGCGCTCCAGGTCGCCCAGGCGGCCACAGGCGGCGAGATGATCCCGCTCTTCTCGACCAGCAACTGGCTCGGCTACGCCTCGGTCTCGCTGGACGTCGGCGACCGCAGCACCACGGCCAACCAGTTCGGCTACGATTTCCGCGCGATCAACGCCACCGTCGGCGTCGACCGAACCTTCGGCAACTTCCTGGTCGGCGCGGCCGTCGGCTACTCGAACTTCAGCAGCGACTACAAGAACCTCAACGGCGAAATGGACACCGACTCCTACCTCGCCATGGTCTACGGCTCTTACGCCTTCGCCGGGACGGGCTATCTCGACGCCACCCTGGGTGCCGCCTACAACGAGTACGACTACAACCGCGGTACTGCCGCCGGCGCGCCGGCCACGCTGTCGGGCGATACGGACGGCTGGCAGTGGGGCGGTTCGCTGCGCGGCGGCTACGACTTCATGTTCGCCGACAACGCGCTCGCCCTCGGGCCGTTCGCCGAGGCGCGCTACACCGATGTAACGGTGAAGGGCTATACCGAAGGCGGCGGCGCCGGTGCCCTCAACGTCGACAAGGACAGCGTCGACTCGCTGACCGGCCAGATCGGCGTCCGCGCGGCCTATTCGATCCAGACCGATTTCGGCATGTTCGTGCCGCGTGCGTCTCTCGCCTACGAGCACGAGTTCCTCGACGATTCGCGCTCGATCTCGGCGCGGCTCGCCGGTGGCGGCGCGCCGTTCAGCGGCAGCACCGACGACGAGGACGACAACTATTACCTCGCCAGCGTCGGCGTCTCGACCCAGCTCGGTCCCGACATGACCGCCGCACTCGACTATACGGCGCTCCTCGGCCACAGCGAGTTCGACAACCACAACTTCATGTTCCGCCTGCGCTGGGCGTTCGGCAGCGAATACCACAACTGA
- a CDS encoding D-2-hydroxyacid dehydrogenase family protein, with protein sequence MKVTILDDWHDTLRGLPSFRKLEGHEVTVWNDHVQDVDALAERLQDTEALVLFRERTQIRTALLERLPKLRLISQRSVYPHIDLDSCTRLGVLLCSSQHPDTPSWATAELTWGLILASFRQIPQQLAGMREGRWQVSVGTTLRGHTVGLWGYGRIARAVAGYAQAFGMDVLVWAREASRERARADGLAAAESKAAFLAEADVVSLHMRLVDATRGIVTADDLKRMKPTALLVNTSRAGLIAPGALVEALRTGRPGMAAVDVYESEPMTDTANPLLAMDNVICTPHIGYVTREEYDIQFTDIFDQINAYAAGAPINVINPEALETARQTA encoded by the coding sequence ATGAAGGTCACCATCCTCGACGACTGGCACGACACGCTGCGCGGGCTGCCGAGCTTCCGAAAGCTCGAGGGGCACGAGGTCACGGTCTGGAACGACCATGTCCAGGACGTCGACGCGCTCGCCGAGCGGCTGCAGGACACGGAGGCGCTCGTGCTGTTTCGCGAGCGCACGCAGATCCGTACCGCCCTGCTGGAGCGGCTGCCGAAGCTGCGGCTGATCAGCCAGCGCAGCGTCTATCCGCACATCGACCTGGACAGCTGCACGCGGCTCGGCGTGCTGCTCTGCTCCAGCCAGCATCCAGACACGCCGTCCTGGGCGACGGCGGAGCTGACCTGGGGGCTGATCCTGGCGTCGTTCCGCCAGATCCCGCAGCAGCTGGCCGGCATGCGCGAAGGCCGGTGGCAGGTGAGCGTCGGCACCACGCTGCGCGGCCACACGGTCGGCCTGTGGGGCTACGGCCGCATCGCCAGGGCGGTGGCCGGCTATGCGCAGGCGTTCGGCATGGATGTGCTGGTCTGGGCGCGCGAGGCGTCGCGCGAGCGGGCGCGGGCCGACGGATTGGCCGCGGCGGAGAGCAAGGCGGCCTTCCTGGCCGAGGCCGACGTGGTGTCGCTGCACATGCGCCTAGTCGACGCGACCCGCGGCATCGTGACAGCCGACGACCTGAAGCGGATGAAGCCGACGGCCCTGCTGGTGAACACCAGCCGCGCCGGCCTGATCGCGCCGGGCGCCCTGGTCGAGGCGCTGCGGACCGGCCGCCCCGGCATGGCCGCGGTCGACGTCTACGAGAGCGAGCCGATGACCGACACGGCGAACCCACTGCTGGCGATGGACAACGTCATCTGCACGCCGCACATCGGCTATGTGACGCGCGAGGAATACGACATCCAATTCACCGACATCTTCGACCAGATCAACGCCTATGCGGCAGGCGCCCCGATCAACGTCATCAACCCTGAGGCGCTGGAGACGGCGCGGCAGACGGCCTGA
- a CDS encoding molybdopterin guanine dinucleotide-containing S/N-oxide reductase, whose amino-acid sequence MSSKPIPHTSHWGAFTAEVRDGRLVGVTPFAKDPDPSPIIHAIPEMLYDESRVAQPMVRRGWLEHGPAGDDTGGARELRGADAFVPVSWERAIELVTGELARVRDRHGNAAIFAGSYGWSSAGRFHHARTQLHRFLNGFGGFTGQVQNYSYAAAISLLPHVVGSIDSVQGPLSSWDGIARDTELMVCFGGVPLKNAQVDSGGPAEHTAGPWLRRAAEAGVKFVNVSPLRDDMPDFANAESLAVPPNTDTALMLGLAHTLHAEGLHDQAFLASHCVGFEKFLPYLTGEADGVAKDADWAAAICRLPAETIRALARRMAGSRTMISTAWALQRGDHGEQPFWMTITLAAMLGQIGLPGGGYGFGYGCEAGMGAPRVRIPTPGLAAGVNPVDSYIPVARIADMLLNPGGTYDFNGQVRTYPDTKIVYWCGGNPFHHHQDLNRLVEAFRRPDTVIVHEPWWTATARHADIVLPATTTLERNDLGASPRDRFVMGMRKAVEPVGGARNDFDIFSAMAGRLGFAERFTEGRDEMGWLRHIYDVWRQLAARRKVEVPSFDAFWEEGHVEIPAPAEPFVMMGDFRADPAERPLNTPSGRIELYSEKIASFGYDDCPGHAVWLEPVEWVGSEVAKDYPLHMMSNQPRTRLHSQMDNGGVSRKAKIQGREPVWINPADALARGITDGMVVRVFNGRGQVLAGAVVTEEVMPGVIQLATGAWYDPANTAQPGAGVEKHGNPNVLTLDKGTSRLAQGPIAHSCLVDVEPWLDALPEVTAFRQPVTV is encoded by the coding sequence ATGTCGTCGAAGCCCATTCCCCACACCTCGCACTGGGGTGCGTTCACCGCCGAGGTGCGCGACGGGCGGCTGGTTGGGGTGACGCCGTTCGCCAAGGATCCGGATCCGTCGCCGATCATCCACGCCATCCCCGAGATGCTCTACGACGAGAGCCGGGTGGCGCAGCCGATGGTGCGGCGCGGGTGGCTGGAGCACGGGCCGGCGGGGGATGATACGGGCGGCGCGCGCGAGCTGCGCGGCGCGGATGCCTTCGTGCCGGTGTCGTGGGAACGGGCGATCGAGCTGGTCACGGGCGAGCTGGCGCGAGTCCGCGACCGCCACGGCAACGCGGCGATCTTCGCCGGATCCTACGGCTGGTCGAGCGCCGGGCGGTTCCACCATGCGCGCACGCAGCTGCACCGCTTCCTGAACGGCTTCGGCGGTTTCACGGGCCAGGTGCAGAACTACAGCTATGCCGCCGCGATCTCGCTGCTGCCGCACGTGGTGGGGTCGATCGACAGCGTGCAGGGCCCCCTCTCCTCCTGGGACGGCATCGCGCGCGACACCGAGCTGATGGTCTGCTTCGGCGGCGTGCCGCTGAAGAACGCGCAGGTCGACAGCGGCGGCCCGGCCGAGCACACGGCCGGCCCCTGGCTGCGCCGCGCGGCCGAGGCGGGCGTGAAGTTCGTCAACGTCAGCCCGCTGCGCGACGACATGCCGGACTTCGCGAACGCTGAATCGCTGGCCGTGCCGCCGAACACCGACACCGCGCTGATGCTGGGCCTGGCGCACACGCTCCATGCCGAGGGGCTGCACGACCAGGCGTTCCTGGCGAGCCACTGCGTCGGGTTCGAGAAGTTCCTGCCGTACCTGACCGGCGAGGCCGACGGGGTGGCGAAGGACGCCGACTGGGCGGCCGCCATCTGCCGCCTGCCGGCGGAGACGATCCGCGCCCTCGCCCGGCGCATGGCCGGCAGCCGCACGATGATCTCCACCGCCTGGGCGCTGCAGCGCGGCGACCATGGCGAGCAGCCCTTCTGGATGACGATCACGCTCGCGGCGATGCTAGGGCAGATCGGCCTGCCCGGCGGCGGCTACGGCTTCGGCTATGGCTGCGAGGCGGGCATGGGCGCGCCGCGCGTGCGCATCCCGACGCCGGGGCTGGCCGCGGGCGTGAACCCGGTGGACAGCTACATCCCGGTCGCGCGCATCGCCGACATGCTGCTGAACCCCGGCGGCACCTACGACTTCAACGGCCAGGTGCGCACCTATCCGGACACGAAGATCGTCTACTGGTGCGGCGGCAACCCGTTCCACCACCACCAGGACCTGAACCGGCTGGTCGAGGCGTTCCGGCGGCCGGACACGGTGATCGTGCACGAGCCGTGGTGGACGGCGACGGCGCGCCACGCCGACATCGTGCTGCCGGCGACGACGACGCTGGAGCGCAACGACCTGGGCGCCAGCCCGCGCGACCGCTTCGTCATGGGCATGCGCAAGGCGGTCGAGCCGGTGGGCGGCGCGCGCAACGACTTCGACATCTTCTCCGCCATGGCCGGGCGGCTGGGCTTCGCCGAGCGCTTCACCGAGGGGCGCGACGAGATGGGCTGGCTGCGCCACATCTACGACGTGTGGCGCCAGCTGGCGGCGCGGCGCAAGGTGGAGGTGCCGTCCTTCGACGCCTTCTGGGAGGAAGGCCATGTGGAGATACCGGCACCGGCCGAGCCCTTCGTGATGATGGGCGACTTCCGCGCCGATCCGGCCGAGCGGCCGCTCAACACGCCGTCGGGCAGGATCGAGCTCTATTCGGAGAAGATCGCCAGCTTCGGCTACGACGACTGCCCCGGCCACGCGGTGTGGCTGGAGCCGGTGGAGTGGGTCGGCAGCGAGGTCGCGAAGGACTATCCGCTGCACATGATGTCGAACCAGCCGCGCACCCGCCTGCATTCGCAGATGGACAATGGCGGGGTCAGCCGCAAAGCCAAGATCCAGGGGCGCGAGCCGGTGTGGATCAACCCGGCCGACGCGCTCGCCCGCGGCATCACAGACGGCATGGTGGTGCGCGTGTTCAACGGCCGCGGCCAAGTCCTGGCCGGCGCCGTGGTGACCGAGGAGGTGATGCCCGGCGTCATCCAACTCGCCACCGGCGCCTGGTACGACCCGGCCAACACCGCGCAGCCGGGCGCCGGCGTCGAGAAGCACGGCAACCCCAACGTGCTGACCCTCGACAAGGGCACGTCGCGGCTGGCGCAGGGGCCGATCGCGCACTCGTGCCTGGTCGACGTGGAGCCGTGGCTCGACGCCCTGCCCGAGGTGACGGCGTTCCGGCAGCCGGTTACGGTGTAG
- a CDS encoding substrate-binding domain-containing protein: protein MSDEDRKATGASAPAADATTSGEVTGKKTALNRRDYLKGAALGVAGVGAAATLGMPAIAKAQNKTWKLKLQSNWTGIGIESQDRAAKLYVERVNKLSNGRIEMTNFDAEVLLGIGETFRGVGSGVADVAVTSSVYHRGIVPVGEYLWAVPFFPFTNLEFYEYIYQFMGIKELWREAYAPHGVMHLTYQCSDEWGAMVSTKEIRKYADFKGLKVRAFGLWADWLVHNGASIVTVPGGEVYTAIQTKILDAAAFGSPDAWAGMKMHEICKYYINPSVVPYDVCEVIMNLKTFNEMPPDLQEVMLSASRVQNLDISALTIPTDARGRKVLEEGGMETIMMSDEDLKQAADWCWERLLSKKGQVPHIDKMIDIYTEAKKLHKAYYGPKRLPT, encoded by the coding sequence ATGTCTGACGAAGACCGTAAGGCCACCGGCGCGTCCGCGCCCGCCGCGGACGCAACGACTTCCGGGGAAGTCACCGGCAAGAAGACGGCGCTCAACCGTCGCGACTATCTGAAAGGCGCAGCCCTGGGCGTGGCGGGCGTCGGTGCTGCTGCGACGCTCGGCATGCCGGCGATCGCCAAGGCGCAGAACAAGACCTGGAAGCTCAAGCTCCAGAGCAACTGGACCGGCATCGGCATCGAATCGCAGGACCGTGCGGCGAAGCTCTATGTCGAGCGCGTCAACAAACTGTCCAACGGCCGCATCGAGATGACGAACTTCGATGCCGAGGTGCTGCTCGGCATCGGCGAGACCTTCCGCGGCGTCGGCTCCGGCGTGGCGGACGTGGCGGTCACGTCGTCCGTCTACCATCGCGGTATCGTGCCGGTCGGCGAGTATCTCTGGGCCGTGCCGTTCTTCCCGTTCACCAACCTCGAATTCTACGAGTACATCTATCAGTTCATGGGCATCAAGGAACTGTGGCGCGAGGCGTACGCACCGCACGGCGTGATGCACCTGACCTACCAGTGCTCGGACGAATGGGGCGCCATGGTCTCGACGAAGGAGATCAGGAAGTACGCCGATTTCAAGGGGTTGAAGGTCCGCGCGTTCGGCCTCTGGGCCGACTGGCTCGTCCACAACGGTGCGTCCATCGTCACCGTCCCGGGCGGCGAGGTCTACACCGCGATCCAGACCAAGATCCTCGACGCGGCCGCCTTCGGCTCGCCCGACGCCTGGGCCGGCATGAAGATGCACGAGATCTGCAAGTACTACATCAATCCTTCGGTGGTGCCGTACGACGTCTGCGAGGTCATCATGAACCTGAAGACCTTCAACGAGATGCCGCCGGACCTTCAGGAGGTGATGCTGTCCGCCTCGCGCGTGCAGAACCTCGACATCTCGGCGCTGACCATTCCGACCGACGCCCGCGGCCGCAAGGTCCTCGAGGAGGGCGGCATGGAAACGATCATGATGTCCGACGAGGATCTGAAGCAGGCGGCCGACTGGTGCTGGGAGCGCCTGCTCAGCAAGAAGGGGCAGGTTCCCCACATCGACAAGATGATCGACATCTACACCGAGGCCAAGAAACTGCACAAAGCCTATTACGGGCCGAAGCGGCTTCCGACCTGA
- a CDS encoding TRAP transporter small permease subunit, with the protein MKVIEGYVRFTDWLNAKFAWIVAFLICPMLAVMIWEIVLRYFFNSPSLWAYDISLFIYGGYIALGGAYTLLAGGHVNVDIVWGQFGPRGRAVLDILTCGFAFLFIGVLFWVSLEITINSWKIGETTMSHWQPIYYPLRTTLPVGCFLFLMQLLAKLIRDVFIVIDGEDRFPVQVPVP; encoded by the coding sequence GTGAAAGTAATCGAAGGCTACGTGCGCTTTACGGACTGGTTGAACGCGAAGTTCGCCTGGATCGTCGCATTCCTGATCTGCCCGATGCTCGCAGTCATGATCTGGGAGATCGTGCTCAGGTACTTCTTCAATTCGCCGTCGTTGTGGGCCTACGACATCTCGCTGTTCATCTACGGCGGTTACATCGCGCTCGGCGGCGCCTATACGCTGTTGGCCGGCGGCCACGTCAACGTCGACATCGTCTGGGGCCAGTTCGGGCCGCGCGGCAGGGCCGTGCTCGACATCCTGACCTGCGGCTTCGCCTTCCTCTTCATCGGCGTGCTGTTCTGGGTATCGCTGGAGATCACGATCAACTCGTGGAAGATCGGCGAGACCACGATGTCGCATTGGCAGCCGATCTACTATCCGCTGCGGACGACGCTGCCGGTCGGCTGCTTCCTCTTCCTGATGCAGCTTCTCGCCAAACTCATCCGCGACGTGTTCATCGTCATCGACGGCGAGGACAGGTTCCCCGTGCAGGTGCCGGTTCCGTAG
- a CDS encoding TRAP transporter large permease subunit: MLDLGPEWLTIVLFGSLVVLLLLGLPLVFAIGGTATIFIILLWGPHALPVLANRTYMAMDMFMLVAVPMFIFMGAMLQRCGIAEDMYELMYHWMGGLRGGLAAGTVLICTMFAAMVGISGAATTSMGLIALPSMLKRGYKKDIAIGCISAGGSLGILIPPSILMIILALTSRQSIGQMFIAGILPGLLLSGLMVAYILIRCAVQKDMGPAVPPADRLPRRERIRLLAGLALPICLIIAVMGSMFFGLATPSEASAVGAFGAILSAVIKRTFNRETFSSALFVTLRLSTMVIWIVFAASAFTALYAVTGASSLIGDLIRGVGEPWMVIITMQLILFVLGMFFDPTGIVLLAAPIFFPIVMSLGFDPLWFAILFVVNMEIAYLTPPFGFNLFYMKAVVPPGVTMFDIYKSAIPFVLLMIFGLALCMIFPGIITWLPSLMQT; this comes from the coding sequence ATGCTCGACCTTGGCCCGGAATGGCTGACGATCGTCCTGTTCGGCAGTCTCGTCGTCCTCCTGCTGCTGGGACTGCCGCTGGTCTTCGCGATCGGCGGCACCGCGACGATCTTCATCATCCTGCTGTGGGGGCCGCACGCGCTGCCGGTCCTCGCGAACCGCACCTACATGGCCATGGACATGTTCATGCTCGTGGCCGTGCCCATGTTCATATTCATGGGGGCGATGCTCCAACGATGCGGCATCGCCGAGGACATGTACGAGCTGATGTACCACTGGATGGGCGGCCTGCGCGGCGGCCTCGCCGCCGGCACGGTGCTCATCTGCACGATGTTCGCCGCCATGGTCGGCATCAGCGGTGCGGCGACCACCTCGATGGGCCTGATCGCGCTCCCCTCCATGCTGAAGCGCGGCTACAAGAAGGACATCGCGATCGGCTGCATCTCGGCGGGCGGCTCGCTCGGCATCCTGATCCCGCCCAGCATCCTGATGATCATCCTGGCGCTCACCTCGCGCCAGTCGATCGGCCAGATGTTCATCGCCGGCATCCTGCCGGGCCTCCTGCTCAGCGGCCTGATGGTCGCCTACATCCTCATCCGCTGCGCCGTGCAGAAGGACATGGGCCCCGCCGTGCCGCCGGCCGACAGGCTGCCGCGGCGCGAGCGGATCCGGCTGCTGGCCGGGCTGGCGCTGCCGATCTGCCTCATCATCGCGGTGATGGGATCGATGTTCTTCGGCCTCGCCACGCCCAGCGAGGCGTCGGCGGTCGGCGCCTTCGGGGCCATCCTCAGCGCGGTGATCAAGCGCACCTTCAACCGCGAGACCTTCTCCTCGGCGCTGTTCGTCACCCTGCGGCTCAGCACCATGGTGATCTGGATCGTGTTCGCCGCCTCGGCCTTCACGGCGCTCTACGCCGTGACGGGGGCCTCGTCGCTCATCGGCGACCTGATCAGGGGCGTGGGCGAGCCCTGGATGGTGATCATCACCATGCAACTCATCCTGTTCGTGCTGGGCATGTTCTTCGATCCCACCGGCATCGTGCTGCTGGCCGCGCCGATCTTCTTCCCGATCGTCATGTCGCTGGGCTTCGATCCCCTGTGGTTCGCCATCCTGTTCGTGGTCAACATGGAGATCGCCTACCTGACGCCGCCCTTCGGCTTCAACCTGTTCTACATGAAGGCCGTCGTGCCGCCGGGCGTCACGATGTTCGACATCTACAAGTCGGCGATCCCGTTCGTCCTGCTCATGATCTTCGGCCTCGCCCTCTGCATGATCTTCCCCGGCATCATCACCTGGCTGCCGAGCCTGATGCAGACGTGA
- a CDS encoding DUF2290 domain-containing protein has protein sequence MNKKDVVSGILKTWQVSESLGIAQSFSNPSPLVASEAFIGAARSAQLDYESLYLEGLKYSDYNIILYDFSYFQFSWSEDSHVRFAFYPNPFLGAQADHVRELQELREFQDEGVIDFEEYLHRASELRRPGHPPLLRYENSPAQYVEISHPCSHFHFGYHSENRWAVRRELTAFAFGLICLRHFYADTWFGARSMKLFGIEGVPNEFLTSEKSRCRILPDTLFTATEDRHFSWS, from the coding sequence ATGAATAAAAAGGACGTAGTAAGCGGCATCCTCAAAACCTGGCAGGTTTCTGAGTCACTGGGTATCGCGCAATCGTTTTCTAACCCTTCACCCTTAGTGGCCTCCGAGGCTTTCATAGGCGCGGCCCGGTCCGCTCAGCTGGACTATGAGTCTCTGTATTTAGAAGGGTTGAAGTACAGCGACTATAATATAATCCTATATGATTTTTCTTATTTTCAATTTAGCTGGTCGGAGGATTCCCACGTTCGGTTCGCGTTTTATCCCAACCCGTTCTTGGGAGCGCAAGCCGACCACGTTCGAGAACTTCAGGAACTGCGTGAATTTCAGGACGAAGGCGTTATTGATTTCGAAGAATACCTTCACCGCGCTTCTGAACTCCGACGGCCGGGCCACCCACCGCTGCTGAGATATGAGAATTCACCCGCCCAGTACGTTGAAATATCGCATCCTTGCTCTCATTTCCATTTTGGATATCATTCAGAGAACCGCTGGGCCGTTCGCCGTGAACTTACAGCATTCGCCTTCGGTCTGATCTGCCTTCGACACTTTTACGCCGATACTTGGTTTGGGGCGCGATCGATGAAACTATTTGGAATCGAAGGCGTCCCTAACGAATTTTTGACGTCCGAGAAATCAAGATGCCGCATATTGCCCGATACCTTATTTACCGCCACTGAGGATAGGCATTTTTCGTGGTCATAG